The Streptomyces sp. NBC_01353 genome contains a region encoding:
- a CDS encoding protein kinase: protein MSGQQPGHGDASKIFQPLAGDDPTTVAGYRLAARLGAGGMGKVYLSYTPGGRPVAIKVIRSEFGDDPEFRRRFAQEVKSAQRVQGLFTAPVIDADTDGERPWLATAYVPGPSLADAVVAHGALPVETVLLLVAGMAEALHVIHGAGIVHRDLKPSNVLLAADGPRVIDFGIAYAADATSLTGSGVTIGTPTFMAPEQAEGGRITPATDIFALGQVAAYAATGVPAFGEGTSHGVLYRIVHQEPDLGAVPERLRELVGRALAKDPAARPSIAEIISLCQAANAETVLRRPEDWLPGTVAADITVRTAAPAPAADRTPPPPGYTPTAPATPPPTGYAPTAPAAPAPAYNPTGPATPPPTGYAPTAHATPPPTSYAPTAHATPAPGATGPVPAPTPAPGYAYAPTHTGPQAPGFPGAPVPPGSRPPAAPRKRGPIVALAAALVFGIAAGGTAYMLLKDKDQATKSSGSTQGGSSSQGGQGGATTDAGAKPSSKPSTKPEPKPSDFKGINLTAGYHLTLGDETVRPQDGEDGGYELSYDTGGYLDAESSGGSLVLLDPGQEGSLAVCRADTRFTENVDVQMLSPGRQVCVTTGTGHMGLVTVRGFSAEESPSKYMTLDLTVWRNAVASSG from the coding sequence GACCCGACCACCGTCGCGGGCTACCGCCTGGCCGCGAGGCTCGGCGCCGGCGGCATGGGCAAGGTGTACCTGTCGTACACGCCCGGCGGGCGGCCGGTCGCCATCAAGGTGATCCGGTCCGAGTTCGGTGACGATCCCGAGTTCCGGCGCCGGTTCGCGCAGGAGGTGAAGTCGGCGCAGCGGGTGCAGGGGCTGTTCACCGCGCCCGTCATCGATGCGGACACCGACGGCGAGCGGCCTTGGCTCGCCACCGCGTACGTGCCCGGGCCCTCGCTCGCCGACGCCGTCGTCGCCCACGGGGCGCTGCCCGTGGAGACGGTCCTGCTGCTCGTCGCCGGTATGGCCGAGGCGCTGCACGTCATCCATGGCGCGGGCATCGTGCACCGCGATCTCAAGCCGTCGAACGTCCTGCTCGCCGCCGACGGTCCCCGTGTCATCGACTTCGGCATCGCCTACGCCGCCGACGCGACCTCGCTCACGGGCAGCGGCGTCACCATCGGCACGCCGACGTTCATGGCTCCCGAGCAGGCGGAGGGCGGCCGGATCACCCCGGCCACCGACATCTTCGCGCTCGGCCAGGTCGCGGCGTACGCGGCGACGGGGGTGCCGGCGTTCGGCGAGGGGACCTCGCACGGCGTCCTGTACCGGATCGTCCACCAGGAGCCCGATCTCGGCGCGGTGCCCGAGCGGTTGAGGGAGCTGGTCGGCCGCGCGCTCGCCAAGGACCCCGCCGCGAGGCCGTCGATCGCCGAGATCATCAGCCTCTGCCAGGCCGCGAACGCCGAGACGGTGCTGCGACGCCCGGAGGACTGGCTGCCGGGCACGGTGGCCGCCGACATCACCGTACGTACGGCTGCTCCCGCCCCGGCCGCCGACCGGACTCCGCCGCCTCCGGGCTACACCCCCACGGCACCGGCCACCCCTCCGCCCACGGGCTACGCCCCCACCGCGCCCGCTGCTCCGGCCCCCGCCTACAACCCCACGGGGCCCGCCACCCCTCCGCCCACCGGCTACGCCCCCACCGCACACGCCACCCCGCCGCCCACGAGCTATGCCCCCACGGCTCACGCCACCCCGGCTCCTGGCGCCACCGGACCGGTCCCGGCACCGACCCCGGCTCCCGGGTACGCCTACGCGCCGACGCACACCGGCCCGCAGGCTCCCGGGTTCCCCGGCGCACCCGTGCCGCCCGGGTCGCGTCCGCCCGCGGCCCCGCGCAAGCGGGGTCCGATCGTCGCCCTCGCCGCCGCGCTGGTCTTCGGCATCGCCGCGGGTGGCACGGCGTACATGCTGCTCAAGGACAAGGATCAGGCGACGAAGAGCAGCGGTTCGACGCAGGGCGGCAGCTCCTCGCAGGGCGGGCAGGGCGGCGCGACCACGGACGCCGGCGCGAAGCCGAGCTCCAAGCCCAGCACCAAGCCGGAGCCGAAACCCTCCGACTTCAAGGGCATCAACCTCACCGCCGGGTACCACCTGACCCTCGGGGACGAGACCGTCCGGCCGCAGGACGGCGAGGACGGCGGGTACGAACTCTCCTACGACACCGGTGGCTACCTGGACGCCGAGAGCTCGGGCGGAAGCCTCGTCCTGCTCGACCCCGGCCAGGAGGGGTCGCTCGCCGTCTGCCGCGCGGACACCCGCTTCACCGAGAACGTCGACGTGCAGATGCTGTCGCCCGGGCGTCAGGTCTGCGTCACGACCGGCACGGGGCACATGGGCCTCGTCACGGTCCGGGGCTTCTCGGCCGAGGAGTCCCCCAGCAAGTACATGACCCTGGACCTGACGGTGTGGCGCAACGCCGTGGCGTCCTCGGGCTGA
- a CDS encoding N-formylglutamate amidohydrolase encodes MTDAPHSFQLLPGAPDSPVLLHVPHSSRELPPDVRDGIVLGDEDLARELDHITDSHTERIADLAAGAAGTTPWRFVNRLSRLVVDPERFPDEREEMIAVGMGAVYTRTTHRAELRPAGFDARPLLGRYFEPYARAMTAAVADRLATVGRAVIIDVHSYPTEPLPYELHGDGPRPPICLGTDRHHTPPALLAAARAAFEGFGGVGTDSPFAGTYVPLDHYGRDTRVSALMVEIRRDVYMKEPGGPAGPGLDALATALAQLVDAAGNTD; translated from the coding sequence ATGACCGACGCACCGCACTCCTTCCAGCTCCTCCCCGGGGCGCCGGACTCCCCGGTGCTCCTCCATGTGCCGCACTCCTCGCGCGAGCTGCCCCCGGACGTGCGCGACGGCATCGTGCTCGGCGACGAGGACCTCGCACGCGAGCTCGACCACATCACCGACTCCCACACCGAGCGGATCGCCGACCTGGCCGCCGGAGCCGCCGGCACGACCCCGTGGCGGTTCGTGAACCGGCTCTCGCGGCTGGTCGTCGACCCCGAGCGCTTCCCCGACGAGCGTGAGGAGATGATCGCCGTCGGGATGGGCGCGGTGTACACACGGACCACGCACCGCGCCGAGCTGCGGCCGGCCGGCTTCGACGCGCGGCCCCTCCTGGGCCGGTACTTCGAGCCCTACGCGCGGGCCATGACCGCCGCCGTCGCCGACCGGCTGGCCACCGTGGGCCGCGCCGTGATCATCGACGTCCACTCGTACCCGACCGAGCCTCTGCCGTACGAGCTGCACGGCGACGGTCCGCGCCCGCCCATCTGCCTGGGTACGGACCGGCACCACACACCGCCCGCGCTCCTCGCGGCGGCGCGGGCGGCGTTCGAAGGCTTCGGCGGGGTCGGCACGGACAGCCCCTTCGCGGGTACGTACGTGCCGCTGGACCACTACGGCCGGGACACGCGCGTCAGTGCCCTCATGGTCGAGATCCGTCGCGACGTCTACATGAAGGAGCCGGGCGGCCCCGCCGGGCCGGGCCTCGACGCACTCGCCACGGCCCTGGCGCAGCTGGTCGACGCGGCGGGGAACACCGACTGA
- a CDS encoding zinc ribbon domain-containing protein YjdM yields MTENLPPCPQCSSAYTYEMGALLVCPECGHEWSASADSASGGAGGEKVIKDAVGNVLADGDTVTVVKTLKVKGSPSGIKAGTKVRNIRLVDGVDGHDIDCKVDGFGPMQLKSSVVKKA; encoded by the coding sequence GTGACCGAGAATCTTCCGCCGTGCCCCCAATGTTCCAGTGCGTACACCTATGAGATGGGCGCGCTTCTGGTCTGCCCCGAGTGCGGCCACGAGTGGTCCGCCTCCGCCGACTCCGCCTCGGGCGGCGCCGGCGGGGAGAAGGTGATCAAGGACGCGGTCGGCAATGTGCTCGCCGACGGCGACACCGTCACCGTGGTCAAGACGCTGAAGGTCAAGGGCAGCCCGAGCGGCATCAAGGCGGGCACCAAGGTGCGCAACATCCGTCTGGTGGACGGCGTGGACGGGCATGACATCGACTGCAAGGTCGACGGGTTCGGCCCGATGCAGCTCAAGTCGAGCGTGGTCAAGAAGGCCTGA
- a CDS encoding diiron oxygenase, which produces MASSTVRTESRDRSAEQDVARRLLDSAAKLSYDPVVEVDWDTPLDKDFHGASPEWSTLYGTAYWQELTDAQRKELTRQEAASVASTGIWFEMILQQMVLRDIYAKDPTSPRFQWALTEIADECRHSIMFARGAAKLGAPAYRPRRAAVELGRVFKTVAFGEAAYAAILVAEEVLDVMQRDWMRDERVVPFVRTINNIHVVEESRHMKFARDETRKRLRHAGPLRRQLNALVIAIASYVIVTSMVNRDVYAHAGLDTRRAVDEARANEHHRSLMRSSCSGLMEFLASARLLTGPALFFYKRAHLI; this is translated from the coding sequence ATGGCAAGCAGCACCGTCCGGACGGAGAGCCGGGACCGGAGCGCGGAGCAGGACGTCGCCCGGCGGCTGCTCGACTCGGCCGCGAAGTTGTCGTACGACCCCGTCGTCGAGGTGGACTGGGACACACCGCTCGACAAGGACTTCCACGGAGCGAGCCCCGAGTGGAGCACGCTCTACGGCACGGCGTACTGGCAGGAACTGACCGACGCGCAGCGCAAGGAGCTGACGCGGCAGGAGGCCGCGTCGGTGGCCAGCACCGGCATCTGGTTCGAGATGATCCTCCAGCAGATGGTGCTGCGGGACATCTACGCCAAGGACCCGACCTCCCCGCGATTCCAGTGGGCGCTCACCGAGATCGCCGACGAGTGCCGGCACTCGATCATGTTCGCCCGCGGCGCCGCGAAACTGGGGGCGCCGGCCTACCGCCCGCGCCGGGCGGCGGTCGAGCTGGGCCGCGTCTTCAAGACGGTCGCCTTCGGCGAGGCGGCCTACGCGGCGATCCTGGTCGCCGAGGAGGTCCTCGACGTCATGCAGCGCGACTGGATGCGGGACGAGCGGGTCGTGCCCTTCGTCCGGACCATCAACAACATCCATGTCGTCGAGGAGTCGCGGCACATGAAGTTCGCCCGCGACGAGACCCGCAAGCGGCTGCGGCACGCGGGCCCGCTACGCCGACAGCTCAACGCGCTCGTGATCGCGATCGCGTCGTACGTCATCGTCACCAGCATGGTGAACCGCGACGTCTACGCGCACGCCGGCCTCGACACACGGCGGGCCGTCGACGAGGCGCGGGCGAACGAGCACCACCGGTCGCTCATGCGGTCCAGCTGCTCGGGCCTCATGGAGTTCCTGGCCTCGGCCCGTCTCCTCACCGGACCGGCGCTCTTCTTCTACAAGCGCGCCCACCTGATCTGA
- a CDS encoding FAD-dependent oxidoreductase, with protein sequence MTYAITQTCCSDATCVAVCPVNCIHPTPEERAFGSTEMLHIDPKACIDCGACADACPVDAIFPVDSLSPTQQEYEAVNAAYFADREPEPAATGPNFHAWGAPAFERGVPSDFAPIRVAVVGTGPAGMYAAEDLLLNTNAEVTLVDRLPVAGGLVRYGVAPDHPSTKKVGETFARFHHHPRVRMHLGVEIGKDVTVEELAAHHDAVVYAVGASADRRLGIPGEDLAGSVSATTFVSWYNAHPEAVPDAIDLSAERVVVVGNGNVALDVARILVMDPETLAGTDIADHALAALRASKVREVVLLGRRGPEDAAYTASELLALTHLSGVRLVVDDHDPRTGAAIDGAEPGTRAKAALLRGVARETVDWSRPPGSERRIVLRFHSAPVVVLGGDAVRGARVTEGPQEREIPAGLVLRAVGYRGVAVPGLPFDEATGTVPHEGGRVAGLPGAYVVGWIKRGPSGGIGANRTCAAETIGTLLADAVAGALPAPSGTDRAFERLARRRARQLVDARGLAAIDRAELARGRAAGRPRVKLGTVPELVAAAKGGRLRLVR encoded by the coding sequence ATGACCTACGCCATCACCCAGACGTGCTGCAGCGACGCCACGTGCGTCGCCGTCTGCCCCGTCAACTGCATCCATCCGACGCCCGAGGAGCGGGCGTTCGGCAGCACGGAGATGCTGCACATCGACCCGAAGGCGTGCATCGACTGCGGGGCCTGCGCCGACGCCTGTCCCGTCGACGCGATCTTCCCGGTGGACAGCCTCTCTCCGACGCAGCAGGAGTACGAGGCCGTCAACGCCGCGTACTTCGCCGACCGGGAGCCCGAACCGGCCGCCACAGGGCCGAACTTCCACGCCTGGGGCGCGCCGGCCTTCGAGCGTGGTGTGCCGTCCGACTTCGCGCCGATCCGGGTCGCCGTCGTCGGCACCGGCCCGGCCGGGATGTACGCCGCGGAGGACCTGCTCCTCAACACCAACGCCGAAGTGACCCTGGTCGACCGCCTGCCGGTGGCCGGCGGTCTCGTACGGTACGGCGTGGCCCCCGACCACCCCTCGACGAAGAAGGTGGGCGAGACCTTCGCCCGCTTCCACCACCACCCCCGGGTACGGATGCACCTGGGTGTCGAGATCGGCAAGGACGTCACCGTCGAGGAGCTCGCGGCGCACCACGACGCGGTCGTCTACGCCGTGGGCGCCTCGGCCGACCGCCGGCTCGGCATCCCGGGCGAGGACCTGGCGGGCAGTGTCTCGGCGACCACGTTCGTGTCCTGGTACAACGCCCACCCCGAGGCGGTGCCGGACGCGATCGACCTGTCGGCCGAGCGGGTCGTCGTGGTCGGCAACGGGAACGTCGCCCTCGACGTCGCCCGCATCCTCGTCATGGATCCGGAGACGCTGGCCGGCACCGACATCGCCGACCACGCTCTCGCGGCCCTGCGTGCCTCGAAGGTGCGCGAGGTGGTCCTGCTCGGGCGGCGTGGCCCCGAGGACGCCGCGTACACCGCGTCCGAACTGCTCGCGCTCACCCACCTGTCCGGTGTGCGGCTGGTGGTCGACGACCACGACCCACGGACCGGGGCGGCGATCGACGGCGCCGAGCCGGGCACCCGTGCGAAGGCTGCCCTGCTGCGGGGCGTGGCCCGGGAGACGGTGGACTGGTCACGTCCGCCGGGGTCCGAGCGACGCATCGTGCTCCGGTTCCACTCCGCGCCGGTGGTGGTGCTCGGCGGCGACGCCGTGCGGGGTGCGCGGGTGACGGAGGGTCCGCAGGAGCGGGAGATCCCGGCCGGGCTGGTGCTGCGGGCGGTCGGCTACCGCGGAGTGGCGGTGCCGGGGCTGCCCTTCGACGAGGCGACCGGGACCGTGCCCCACGAGGGAGGCCGGGTGGCCGGGCTGCCCGGCGCGTATGTCGTCGGCTGGATCAAGCGCGGTCCCTCGGGCGGCATCGGAGCCAACCGCACCTGCGCCGCCGAGACGATCGGCACGCTTCTCGCCGACGCCGTCGCGGGCGCCCTGCCCGCACCGTCGGGCACGGACAGGGCGTTCGAGCGACTCGCGCGCCGCCGCGCCCGTCAGCTCGTCGACGCCCGGGGGCTCGCCGCCATCGACCGGGCCGAGCTGGCGCGGGGCCGCGCCGCCGGCCGCCCCCGGGTCAAACTCGGCACCGTGCCCGAGCTGGTGGCGGCGGCGAAGGGAGGCCGCCTGCGGCTCGTCCGGTGA
- a CDS encoding DUF4232 domain-containing protein yields the protein MTVIPVRHGLILAAVAVLTTGCGLAAELDREADPGRTATRAAPEPSVTAAPMDPQAEPPVATAPQGCPATGVKVSTGMVNAAMGLRSIPVTLTNCGAREQRLNGYPDVRVRDVNRERMDVTVLKGAGPITTLDDPGAHPVTLKPGESARSVFVWRYSAVDAATQRGSGVYVEIGPAAGVARQTVEPEGGLDIGETGMLGTTAWQKVVD from the coding sequence ATGACCGTCATACCTGTTCGGCACGGGCTGATCCTGGCCGCGGTGGCCGTTCTGACGACCGGGTGCGGCCTGGCGGCCGAGCTCGACCGCGAGGCCGATCCCGGTCGGACCGCCACCCGGGCGGCCCCCGAGCCCTCGGTGACCGCCGCGCCCATGGACCCGCAGGCCGAACCGCCCGTGGCCACCGCCCCGCAGGGCTGCCCCGCCACCGGCGTCAAGGTGTCGACCGGCATGGTCAACGCCGCCATGGGACTGCGCTCCATACCCGTGACGCTCACCAACTGCGGAGCGCGCGAGCAGCGGTTGAACGGTTATCCGGACGTGCGGGTGCGGGACGTGAACCGCGAGCGCATGGACGTCACGGTCCTCAAGGGCGCGGGACCGATCACCACGCTCGACGACCCGGGCGCGCACCCGGTGACGCTGAAGCCCGGGGAGTCCGCGCGCAGCGTCTTCGTCTGGCGCTACTCGGCCGTCGACGCGGCGACGCAGCGGGGGAGCGGCGTGTACGTGGAGATCGGCCCCGCCGCCGGGGTGGCCCGGCAGACGGTGGAGCCGGAGGGCGGCCTGGACATCGGTGAGACGGGCATGCTCGGCACGACGGCGTGGCAGAAGGTCGTGGACTGA
- a CDS encoding L-threonylcarbamoyladenylate synthase, with protein MAKYFDVHPENPQRRTISSVADSIRAGALVAYPTDSCYALGCRIGSRDGIGRIRSIRELDDRHHFTLVCQNFAQLGQFVHVDNDVFRAVKAATPGSYTFILPATKEVPRQLLHPKKKTVGVRIPDHVVTQALLEELGEPLLSSTLLLPGEDEPMTQGWEIKERLDHAVDAVLDSGDCGTDPTTVIDFSSGEPEIVRRGAGDTTRFE; from the coding sequence ATGGCGAAGTACTTCGACGTGCACCCCGAGAACCCCCAGCGGCGCACCATCAGCAGCGTGGCCGACAGCATCCGCGCAGGCGCGCTCGTCGCGTATCCGACTGATTCCTGCTACGCGCTGGGATGCCGGATCGGCAGCCGCGACGGCATCGGCCGGATCCGCTCGATCCGAGAGCTCGACGACCGCCACCACTTCACGCTGGTGTGCCAGAACTTCGCGCAGCTCGGCCAGTTCGTGCACGTCGACAACGACGTGTTCCGCGCCGTCAAGGCGGCGACGCCCGGCAGTTACACCTTCATCCTGCCGGCGACGAAGGAAGTCCCGCGCCAGCTGCTGCACCCCAAGAAGAAGACCGTCGGCGTCCGGATCCCCGACCACGTCGTCACCCAGGCGCTTCTGGAAGAACTCGGCGAGCCACTGCTCTCCAGCACCCTGCTCCTGCCCGGCGAGGACGAACCGATGACCCAGGGCTGGGAGATCAAGGAGCGGCTCGACCACGCGGTGGACGCCGTCCTCGACTCCGGTGACTGCGGCACGGATCCGACGACCGTCATCGACTTCTCGAGCGGCGAGCCGGAGATCGTGCGCCGAGGGGCGGGCGACACCACGCGGTTCGAGTAG
- a CDS encoding Type-2Aa cytolytic delta-endotoxin has translation MTASFKTVIEVGEGHLDQARAIDRTFQDAIAPATVNFDFDNIRQAADAIPDSAVVKMVRGWGLQEHAPVMVMVLSLKEAVRQALPGEFADASFWDTVERELAHAFTGLAAQEGEAGLSYYEEAADRTSYYRDLFFALQDEETGDHMYAIAFCIDVTVGLEKEKAAALEIMDIAPYTIRLNAIVLRQELRLAA, from the coding sequence ATGACCGCCAGTTTCAAGACCGTCATCGAGGTGGGCGAGGGCCATCTCGACCAGGCCCGGGCCATCGACCGGACGTTCCAGGACGCGATCGCGCCGGCCACCGTCAACTTCGACTTCGACAACATCCGCCAGGCCGCCGACGCCATACCCGACAGCGCCGTCGTCAAGATGGTTCGCGGCTGGGGACTTCAGGAGCACGCCCCGGTCATGGTCATGGTGCTCTCCCTCAAGGAGGCCGTGCGCCAGGCCCTGCCCGGAGAGTTCGCCGACGCCTCGTTCTGGGACACCGTCGAGCGGGAGCTGGCCCACGCGTTCACCGGCCTCGCCGCACAGGAGGGCGAGGCGGGACTCTCGTACTACGAGGAGGCGGCGGACCGCACCAGTTACTACCGGGACCTGTTCTTCGCCCTCCAGGACGAGGAGACCGGCGACCACATGTACGCGATCGCGTTCTGCATCGACGTGACCGTCGGACTGGAGAAGGAGAAGGCCGCCGCCCTGGAGATCATGGACATCGCGCCGTACACGATCCGGCTCAACGCGATCGTCCTGCGCCAGGAGCTGCGCCTGGCGGCCTGA
- a CDS encoding Tm-1-like ATP-binding domain-containing protein, translated as MAIVVLVGTLDTKGLEYGWLRERLLSRGVEVIVVDAGVIGAARIPADVPRAEVARAAGTELERLRSEGDRGAAVTAMARGAAEVVRRLYARGRLHGVLALGGSGGTSIATRAMRELPLGVPKVMVSSMASGDVAHYVGSADITMMYSVVDIAGVNRVSAPILANAVDAVAGMARGFAAVPPPVVEDCRPLIAASMAGVTTPGVDAARERLTELGYEVLVFHASGAGGRTLESLAEQRLFAGVLDLTLCELADDLFGGILTAGPDRLLAAGRAGLPQLVSPGALDLVKFGPLDTVPERVLDRDVRVHNPSISVVRTTAEECAELGARVAAKLRSATGPTTVCLPLRGLSTLGAPGGPYHDPAVDEALFTAVRDGLRGSAVDVVEVDTHLNDPSFGRAAADLLHRLIEGD; from the coding sequence ATGGCGATCGTTGTGCTGGTGGGCACGCTGGACACCAAGGGGCTCGAGTACGGATGGCTGCGCGAACGGCTGCTGAGTCGCGGGGTCGAGGTCATCGTGGTCGACGCGGGGGTGATCGGTGCGGCGCGGATACCCGCGGACGTCCCGCGCGCCGAGGTGGCCCGGGCGGCGGGCACGGAACTGGAGCGGTTACGGAGCGAGGGGGACCGCGGCGCGGCCGTCACGGCGATGGCGCGCGGTGCGGCGGAGGTCGTGCGGCGGCTGTACGCGCGGGGCAGGCTCCATGGGGTCCTCGCCCTCGGCGGCAGCGGGGGCACGTCGATCGCGACGCGGGCGATGCGGGAACTGCCGCTCGGGGTGCCGAAGGTGATGGTCTCCTCGATGGCCTCGGGCGATGTCGCGCACTATGTCGGCTCCGCGGACATCACGATGATGTACAGCGTGGTCGACATCGCCGGGGTCAACAGGGTGTCCGCCCCGATACTGGCGAACGCGGTCGACGCCGTCGCCGGGATGGCGCGGGGGTTCGCGGCCGTGCCGCCGCCGGTGGTCGAGGACTGCCGGCCTCTGATAGCGGCGAGCATGGCGGGGGTGACGACCCCGGGCGTCGACGCGGCGCGCGAGCGGCTGACCGAGCTGGGCTACGAGGTGCTGGTCTTCCATGCCAGCGGAGCCGGCGGACGGACGCTCGAATCGCTGGCGGAGCAGCGGCTCTTCGCGGGCGTCCTGGATCTGACGCTCTGCGAACTCGCGGACGACCTCTTCGGGGGCATCCTGACGGCGGGACCCGACCGGTTGCTCGCCGCGGGGCGTGCGGGCCTTCCGCAATTGGTGAGCCCCGGAGCGCTGGACCTGGTGAAGTTCGGGCCGCTCGACACGGTCCCCGAGCGCGTCCTGGACCGCGATGTGCGGGTGCACAACCCGTCGATATCGGTCGTGCGGACGACGGCCGAGGAGTGTGCGGAGCTCGGCGCGCGCGTCGCTGCGAAGCTGCGGTCCGCGACAGGACCCACGACCGTCTGCCTGCCGCTGCGCGGTCTTTCCACCCTCGGGGCGCCGGGCGGGCCGTACCACGACCCGGCGGTGGACGAGGCGCTGTTCACCGCCGTCCGGGACGGGCTGCGCGGCAGCGCGGTCGATGTGGTGGAGGTCGACACCCACCTCAACGACCCGTCGTTCGGCCGCGCCGCCGCGGACCTGCTGCACCGTCTGATCGAGGGGGATTGA